Below is a window of Desulfovibrio aminophilus DNA.
GCCGCCCACCGCGCCCTTGACCGAGGCCTTGTCGTAGGCGGTCAGGTCGCGCCGGACGCGCCAGAGCAGCCTGCCCGGAAGCTCGTCCCGGGTGGCCCGCAGGGTCGGCGGGCGCATCTCGGTGCCGTCGTGCATGCGCATGACCACGTCCACGTAAAGTTCCGTGGTTCCGCGCAGTTCGGCGTAGGAGTCCTGCAGGACCGCCTTGACCTCGACCTGCTTGACGGTCTTTTCGTTCTCCTGCAAGAACTCCACGAGCTTGGCCCGCTCCTCGGGGGTGAGGCGCAGGCGCGCCTCGTCCAGGTCGCCGGAAAAGATGAGCGGGCCTTCTCCCCGGCTGCGCTGGAAGAAGTCCGCTCCGATGTGTCCGATGCGGATGTCTTTTTCGAAGGGGTTGTTCTGGAGAAAGAGGGCGAAAAGGCCGGCCACCACCACGAGGATGGCCAGGTTGCGCAACGTGCTCCCTCCCCGCTCCCCGGCGCGGTGATCGGTCATGCGTCGTCCTCCCGGGCCTCCTCATAACCCGGCGCAACGAAGCAGGCAACCAAGGAGAAAACGTGCTTCCCGCATTGTTCTGGACCGGTCTGGCAGTGGGCTTCTCCATCGCCGCCCCGGTGGGCCCCGTGGGCCTCATGTGCATCCAGCGCACCCTCTCCGGCGGCCGCCTCAACGGCCTGTTCACCGGCCTGGGCGCGGCCTGCGCCGACGCCTTCTACGGCGCGGTGGCCGGATTCGGCCTGACCGTGATCTCGTCCTTCCTCATGGGCCAGCAGGTCTGGCTCAAGCTCGGCGGCGGGCTGTTCCTGATCTGGCTCGGCTGGAAGATGGCCCGCCAGCCCGGCCTGCCCGGCGTGCGCGCGGGCCAGGGGCCCG
It encodes the following:
- a CDS encoding LysE family transporter translates to MLPALFWTGLAVGFSIAAPVGPVGLMCIQRTLSGGRLNGLFTGLGAACADAFYGAVAGFGLTVISSFLMGQQVWLKLGGGLFLIWLGWKMARQPGLPGVRAGQGPGLWASFANTFFLALTSPATILLFMGAFAGLGLGRESRDHSSALALVLGVFLGSAAWWFFLSTATGFLRERITRHLGLVNKLSGATIAAFGLAALVSLVVAF